The DNA sequence CAAGTCAAAGCGGCCTTGGATCGCTATCAGGTTGAAAACGGAAATTACCCTAAAAAAGCTGACGTAGTAGTGAATGCAGCTGGAGAGGTGGTCAATTCGAATCTTATTCCGAAATATATTAATAAATTGGATAAAACAACAACACAACAGATTGTCAATGACGCCAACAAGGGATTTGGGATCCTCACGCTTACACCTAACTCGGATAAGACACAATTTAGCATTACTGAACCTGGAGCTGATGTCACTAAGAACACGATCATGATTTATTTGGATGCAGAGGGCTTGGCAGCTGAGGTCCGTGTATACAATGATAAATTAGATAGTGTTCTATGGACGTCGGCAAATTAGCGTAGGTAGTCCAGGAATCTAACCAGGAAGGGGATATTTCGTTGTATTATTCGTTATATTTTATAAGTATTACATTCGGGCTCTTCGGTCTCCTGATTGGTAGTTTTCTGAACGTGGTCATATATCGCGTCCCTCGTGGCGAATCCATCGTAACCCCTGGTTCTCACTGTCCTGACTGTGGACATGCTCTTCGAGCATGGGAACTTATTCCCGTGATTAGTTTTTTGATTCAGAAAGGGCAGTGTCGTAACTGTCAAACACATATTTCTTGGCGTTATCCCATGGTTGAACTTCTTACAGGGGGTCTCTTCTTTCTTACGGCAATGCTCGGTTTGGATACGGGGATCAATACAACGCGATTACTTTTAAACTTAGTTTTTGTAGCGGTGCTCGTTGCCTTATCTTTGATTGATTTAGATACATTCCGCTTGCCAGATGTTCTTACCCTTCCGCTGTTGGGACTTGGTATTCTAGGAGCGTTTCTAATACCGGGAAACCCGACTGGATGGGAAAGCGTGTTCAGTGCCTTGGGGGCCGGGGGGTTATTTTGGATTATTGCTTTAGTTTATCCGCAAGGAATGGGACTTGGAGATGTAAAGCTGGTAGCTGCAATGGGTGCCTTTTTAGGGTTTCCCTCTATTTTCCTAGCTGTATTTGCTGGAAGTTTTGCGGGAGCGTTCCTGGGAATTATCCTTCTTTTGGCGGGTAGAAAGGCTTTTCGCCAACAGATCCCCTTCGGACCTTACCTTGCACTTGGCGCGATACTGACGTTATTATGGGGAACTCAACTTTTGGAATGGTATTGGGCGTGGGCTAGATAATAGAAATGTGGGAGGTGACCTCATGCGAAACGATTCAGTGGTCTTTGAGTTGACCGATGGAGAAATTCGGGCGTTTTGGTTTTCGGTCCCTCCCTTCATACATAAGGGTCATAGTTCTAATATGGTCAAGTTTGACCGCATCCCAATATCGGCTGGGCTCATCGAGCAGGGTAACGTACGAGATGAAAATGCTTTAATCAATATCTTATTGACGTATACCTCCCATCAACCCTGCAAAGGTCAGAAGGTATATCTGGCAATTCCTCTTCAACAGGGCTTTATACGGGCATTTTCCTTGCCATGGCTTCCAAAACGTGATAGAAAATCGGCAGTGTCTCTGTTAGTCGATGAGGAGATTCCTATTGTAAGGGCAGATTTACTTTATGATTTCCTTGTAATTTTAGAGGAAAAAAACAAAAGTTTACAGGTTTTATTAGGGGCTACACGAAAAAGCATCCTTGAACAGTATGTCTTTATCTTTAGAAAAGCAGGGTTTAAGGTTGAAGGTATAGATTTTGCATTTTTTGTCTTAGGGCAAGCTTTAGGCTTTCAACCGAAGGAGGATGTGCTTTATCTCCATGGAGAATCTGATTGTTTTCAAATAGCTTTGTTTGAAGGAATGGTTCCGGAAAGTGTTCATACCATACCCCCTTTCGCGCCATTAATAGGAGGTGGAGAGAGTTTAAAAGAGCGGTTAGAAGCCTTGGAAAATGAGATTCATCGTTTTTTGTTATATTACAGAACACAACAAACGGATCTTAACTTGAAACGCTTGGTTTGGAGTGGAGACTCAATCACAGATCAACTGGCACAGAGAGTACTGGCGTCAGGTCATGTTTCCATAGTGGAGCAAGCTCTACTCAAGGGTGTCCCAGAGTCCTGGCAAAGGGTCCTTGAAGAGAATAAGGGTTGGAGCGAGGTGGTCGTTGGGTATGGACTGCGAATTTCTACACAGCATCCTGAACTTAATCTGTGGCGGCAACCAAATAAGGAACAGAGGCATAGGCGAACATTCGGCGGGCTGGCTTTTTTTAGTGCGGCCCTGTTGCTGATTGTTACTATTGGATACTTCGTACTCAATCAAATGACATTACCACTGCGACAAGAAGTTCCATTGCTTTCACGACAGGGTGTTAGAATTGAGGAACAGGCCAGACATCGGGAAAAGCTCGAAGATGCCTGGAAAAAGGTCAAGATTCACCCTGAGAGAATTGGAGAGGGATTGGCACAAGTTCAGGCGCTGTCGGGACAGGGGTTAAAGATTGAACAAGTGATGTATAAGCAAGGTAGCCTGTCTTTAAGCGCGAGGGCTGATGAATATAAAGGAGTTCAAAACTTGATCAGTACAATGCGGGGCATAGGCTGGGAGCAACCGGCCTTGACGAGTTATAAATTGACCGAGCTAGACAACGTCGAGTTTACATTAAGTGCAAAACGTGGAAAAGCTGAAGGAGGTTAACCAATGGCTTATTCCCCAAGCGAGATTAAGGTTAAACCTATCGTCTGCCCGTCCCTAATTTGTCTAATAAAGCAGCTTTCGTTACGTAATATTAAGAGAATTATCTTGATGTCATTGGCTTGCACTATCGCATCATTTTTGATTCTCTGGCAACCGGCTTATCTTCATCTGCGCGCTTTACAAAAAGAAAAAATCTATTGGCAAAACGTATTGCAAGCGGAGTCGGTAAATACTGAAGGAGATGACAGACCATCCATTGTTCCTACGATGGATCAGTTACCCGACATGATCGATCAGTGTCGCAATGTGTTTATAAAGGAGAGTGTGAATGTATTTGCCTTGAATGTTGAACGGTTTGGAGAACGGCTAGAGATCGGTAAAGGCGTAAGCTTAGATTACGGTTTAGTTCGATTCAGATTACGCGGCCCCTGGGAGGGCATTTTAAGGTCGCTCAAAATACTTGAGGAAATGCAGGGGGTCAGTATTTATGTCCAGGAAGTAGTTTTAGATTCGCAAGGCACTGAAGGTGGGGAAGCGCTTCTTCGAATTGATTTTTGTACCGGGGAGTGACCACAATTTTCGTCTATTATGTCCAATACTATTTACCAATTATCTATAGAATTTGGTAGTTTTATGTAACGAGACATTCCCTTATATCCATAGTCTAAGGAGAGGAGGGAATGTATATGGCTAAAGAATATAGCATTCAACCGGGAGATAATTTTCACAGCTTGGCACAACGTTGGGGAGGGTGCTGCGATGACTTTATTCAGCTTAACCCAAGTGTTGATCCACTCAAACTTCAAATAGGACAAATCATTGTTCTCCCAGAATTTAAAGCAACTAAAGGGCAAGAACAATATGCAGATATCCATGGAAATAAAGGGCAAGAGTTTGTAGGAGATTATCTGGATGAGGTAGAAATGGAAGTCGAGGGAGTTCGGTTTCGACTTCGACGTATCGGCGAACCCAAAACTCCCCACGAAATTCACTTTATTCTTCCACGTACAGAGATCCGTAAAGTTCAGCCGGTAGGGGAAGGCGGACCGACAGAAGTTCAAATTATGCTCAGCAATTTTGACGTTGTGCTCTCTCCTCGTCTAGTGAGTGGCCAAGGGGATAAAGCGGAGCAGGCTAAACCAGCTGCCCAACCGTCGGGGCAAGGGCAACAAACTCAGCAAATTCAATTACCACAAACTTCTCAAACTCAAATGCAACAAACACAACAAACACAACAAACACAACAAACACAATCCGAGGCAGCTCCGCAATACGGCCAGGCTGCAATACCGACAATGGAACAGTCCCAAGGGTTCACGCCAGTACAGGAACAACCAAAACGGCGTATGTCGTTCCCATTTAAATAATCTTTAGTACATCACCTCCGTATAACGGAGGTTTTTGTATAGAAAGAAAAAGCACTATTATTATCGCTTTGTGCGGAAACGTGATGCTGATTTATTTAAAGATATCTCGCAGTGGAAAATACTCTGAACTTGTGATAAAATTTCGGGTATGTGACGAGGGAGTGATTAATTGGCGAGCATATGGGTGTTTCATGGCCCTAATTTGAATTTATTAGGACTACGAGAGCCAGAACATTATGGATCGCGTACCTTGGCAGAGATTAATCAGGCAGTGTTAACAATAGCGGATCAGGCGGGATTGAACGCTGAATGTCGGCAAACGAATCACGAGGGAGACCTTATCGATTGGATTCAAACCTTAACGCCTGCTGATTTCTTAATTCTGAATCCTGGAGCCTGGACGCATACAAGTTATGCGATTCGGGATGCCATTCGCGCGGTAAGAGTACCTACGGTTGAAGTCCATCTTTCAAATATTCATGCGCGTGAAGCTTTTCGGGCCAATTCCGTGATTGCTCCAGTCTGTATTGGACAAATATCGGGCTTAGGAGCAGAAGGGTATATCTTGGCGATGCGTTATGCCATCGACTATCAAGGTCGACAGGAAAAAGAATCACCATAACAAGGGGGAAGGTATATGACCCGGTTAGAACGGATGCGCCAACAGATGCTCGAAGAAGAAATTGATGCTTATGTGGTTATTCGCCCGGAGAACGGACGGTATCTTAGCGGTTTTTCTGGCGGGGAAGCAACCCTATATATTACTGCAAAAGAGGCCTTTTTACTGACGGATTTCCGTTACATTGAACAGGCGAAGCTCCAAGCTCCTGATTTTGAAATCATTAAGGCAGGACAGGACCACTTTACGGCTTTAGCAGAACTAGGGCAACAGGCTAGGCGGGTTGGTTTTGAAGGGGACTATATCAGCTATGTGGACTTTGGAAAACTTAAAAATGCGTTTCCGCAGGCTGAGCTCCAATCTCTACCCAACCTTGTTAGTCATTTGCGATCTGTGAAGGATAAAGCGGAAATTAAGCTAATCCGTCAAGCTGTAAAAATTGCAGACGACGCTTTTGCAGATGTATTAACCAGCGTTGAAATTGGACAAACGGAAGAAGAAATCGCACTGAACTTAGAATTTTCTATGCGCCATGCCGGTGCAAGTGGGGCTTCTTTCGAATTTATCGTGGCTTCTGGCATTCGTTCGGCGATGCCTCACGGAACGGCTAGTTCAAAGCGCGTTCAGTTAGGTGAATTTCTGACAATGGATTTTGGTGCAATCTATCAGGGATACTGTTCAGATATCACGCGAACTGTGTTTTTGGGAGAACCAGAGGACAAGCATCGGGAAGTTTATGAGATTGTCTTGGCGGCCCAGCGGGCGGGTATTGAGGCTATCGGCTCGGGGCGAACCGGAAAAGAAGTGGATGCTGTAGCCCGCAAAATCATTGAAGAAGCTGGGTATGGCGAGTACTTTGGACATGGCTTAGGGCACTCGGTAGGGTTGGCCATCCATGAAGGACCAAATCTAAATATGCGGGAAGATCGTGTGCTTGAACCAGGCATGGTCATTACCGTCGAACCGGGTATATATATCCCGGATTGGGGTGGCGTTCGGATTGAAGATATTGTTTTGGTGACTGAAAATGGCTGCGAAGTCTTGACACAGGCACCCAAAGAATTCATTATCTTTGAATAAAGTTTGTTGACCTTTATATTTGACTTTAGAAAGGGACAAACTTAAGACAAAAGAATATTTAGGGGGAAAGAGTATTTATGATTTCTTCGAATGATTTTAAGACGGGCTTGACAATTCAATTAGATGGCGATGTATTTTCAGTTGTTGAGTTCCAACATGTTAAACCAGGTAAAGGGGCGGCCTTTGTCCGAACCAAATTGAAGAACGTTAAGACGGGTGGGGTTGTAGAGCGAAGGTTTAATGCAGGGGAAAAGGTCCCGAAGGCCCATGTCGAACGTCGTGAAATGGAATACCTCTATAAAGATGGAGAACATTTTGTGGTTATGGATAAGGAAACTTATGAACAAATTTCTCTTACAGGGGATCAAATCGGGGACGGTGTCAAGTGGCTGAAAGAGAACATGACTTTAGGGGTACTTTTTTATGATATAGAGGTTATCGGAGTCGATGTTCCTAATTCTGTTCAACTTGCTGTTTCAGCTACTGAGCCAGGTGTTAAAGGAGATACGGCAACTGGAGGGACAAAACCCGCAACGTTGGAAACTGGTGCCGTGGTGCAAGTGCCTTTCTTTGTCAATGAAGGGGATGTGCTCATCATCGATACTCGGACTGGAAGTTATGTTCAACGCGCCTAACATTATTTTAACGACATGATATTTCCTCCTCTGGGGCAAGCTAAGAATAGTTGCTACCATAGGAGGGATTTTTTTATGCTTTCAGGAAAAACGTCAAAACTTAGTGTGATTCCTCTCGGAGGAACTGGAGAAATTGGAAAGAATCTAATTGCCTTTGAATATGAAGATTCAATAATAATTATTGACGGTGGCGTCAAATTCCCAGATGAAGAGCTTTTAGGTATCGATTTGGTCATTCCGGATATTACGTATTTGGAAAAAAACAGAGATCGGATCAAAGGGCTCTTTATTACACATGGACATGAGGATCATATTGGAGGACTTCCTTTTATCCTACCAAAATTAATGATCCCAATTTATGGGACAAAACTAACGATTGGATTAGTTCAGGCAAAGTTTCAGGAACGGACTCCTTACCCAGAATCCTTGGTGAATATCATACAACCGGGTGAACGTATCCAAGCTGGGGCCTTTGAAATGGAAGCATTCAGAGTAACTCACAGTATTCCAGATGCTGTCGGGTATTCCTTGCTCACTCCAGTAGGTCGAGTGGTCTACACAGGAGACTTTAAGGTCGACTATACGCCCATAGATGGTCAAAACATGGACCTTGGAAAGCTTGCTGCCTGGGGAGAGGAAGGAATTCTGGCCTTACTTTGCGACTCCACAAATGCGGAGCGGTCAGGTGTTACGTTGTCGGAGATGGTTGTTGGAAAAACCTTGAGGGAGTGGTTCGAACGGGCCGAAGGCAAAATTATTATGGCATCCTTCGCCTCAAATGTGCATCGGATCCAACAAGCAATTGATGCAGCTGCAGAGATTGGGCGAAAGGTTTGTGTTGTGGGAAGAAGTATGGAAAATGTAGTTCGTACAGCAACAGAGTTGGGATATCTGAAACTGCCTGATGAGGAGATCCTTGTCGACAGCTCAGAGGTGGGAAATACTCCCCCAGAACAACTACTGGTTCTGACCACAGGGAGTCAAGGAGAGCCTCTGGCCGCCTTGACGAGGATGGCCACTCGGAGTCATCGACAAATTAATGTCCTTGTTGGGGATATGGTTATTATTGCGGCAACCCCTATACCTGGAAACGAGAAACTCATTGGAAAGACAATTAATCATCTATATCAAATTGGTGCAGAGGTTGTCACTAAAGAAATGGGACAAGTTCATGTATCTGGACATGCCAACCAAGAGGAAATTAAGCTAGTGATTCGTCTCGCCCGCCCGCGTTTTCTCATTCCGCATCACGGCGAAATTCGACATCAGGCTGCTTTACGCCGGATCGGGAATTCACTTGGATATTCGGATCAGGACATCGCCTTAACCCAACTTGGCTCTCGTGTTGAGCTTTCCTCGAACAGTATGGAGTTTGGGGAGCGTGTGGAAGCAGGAAGCGTTTACATCGACGGACTGGGTGTCGGGGATGTAGGGCAGATTGTCTTACGGGATCGCCAACAATTGGCGCAAGATGGTGTGGTCGTGGTTATCGCCGCGCTTTCCAAAACAAAACCTTATAGGATAATGTCTGGGCCAGACATTATCTCTCGAGGTTTTACGTTTATGAAAGAAGCAGGAACCCTGGTGGATGGAGCTAAAAAAGTCGTGGGAAATACCTTAGAAATCCAATTACAGAAAGATCAAATTGAATGGAGTGTACTAAAATCTAACATTCGTGATAGCCTAAGCAAATATTTATGGGAAAAGACCCGTCGGCGACCGATGATCTTGCCCGTATTATTGAATACTTAAGTCAAATTAATGAGCTTTTAAGAGAACGTTGCGGTACGTTATGATACGACCACAGCGTTCTTTATTTATTTGGGGGTGATTTATGCGCTAATAGAGATTGATCGATTATTTATAGAACAGACCCTGCGTTGCAGGAATTTCGACAAAATTGGAGAACTATAGTCTGGAAAGGAAGGAGTCATCAGGATATGAACTATACAATCTGTAAGGGTTCAAGTCAGAAGAATTATCACCGAATAACTCCCTTACGGATGGCCATACTTTATGCGCTAACCGGAGGAGGATGGATTCTCTTCTCAGATAAATTATTAGGGATTATTGTGACGAATCATCAGTTGCTTATCCAGTTAGAAATGGCTAAAGGGTGGTTTTTTATTACTGTGACGGCGGTACTACTCTATTACCTTTTTTACATAGGATTTAATTCACTTCAGCAATCTGAAAAAGTTCTTCAAGAAGATCAACGACACTTAGAACGCTATCGCCTTTTGGCAGATGATTCCATGGATATCATTTTATTTATCCGTCAGGATGGACAAATCATTGATGCCAATGAGGCTGCAGTGAACCGCTATGGTTATACTCGCCAAGAATTAACTCATATGCCCCTTTCCAAATTGCTTTTGACAGAGGATCAGGCTACATTACCCTTTTTCCTTCAAAAGGCACCGGAGGGAATTCAGTTTGAGCTCCAGCATGTATGCAAAGACGGAAGTGTTTTCCCGGTTGATGTTAGCGCTAAGGGAGCAACCTCAAATGGAAATCCTATTATTGTAAGTATCATTCGCGATATTACTGACCGTAAAAATGCAGAGGCGACAGTTTGGCTAGAGAAAGAACGGGCCCAAGTCACTCTGGACTCTATAGGGGATGCAGTCATCACCACTGATGTTCGGGCGAATGTAGAGTATCTTAACCCAATTGCTGAAGCTTTAACTGGATGGAAAAATGCAGAAGCAGTTGGTCAGCCGTTGGAAAGAGTCTTTCGAATTGTCAATGAAGAAACTGGCGAATCGGTTAAAAGTCCGATTGAATGCTGTCTTCGTGAAGGGAGTGTTGTTTGTTTAGCGAACCATACTGTTTTAATCAACAGAGTTGGGGCTAACATCGCGATTGAGGACACGGCGGCTCCCATTCGAGACCGATCTAACGCGGTCATTGGAGCAGTTCTGGTGTTTCATGATGTGAGTTATAAACGAGCTCTTATGAAAGAACTGGCATATCAAGCGCATCACGATGCCCTAACTGGTCTTCCCAATCGGCTCCTCTTTACTGAGCACTTGAACCAGGCTTTAGCCCGGGCAAGGCGTAAGAAGGGTAAACTAGCGGTGATGTATTTAGATTTAGACCGTTTTAAATTGATTAATGATTCGATGGGGCATAACCTTGGGGACCTATTACTTAAAAATGTTGCGGAGCGTGTTCGCCAAACGTTACGTGAAGGAGAGACGCTTGCGAGACAGGGCGGGGATGAATTTTTAATCTTGCTCCCGGAAATTCAGAATGAACAAGAGGTAGTTGCAGTATCAGATCGAATTTTGAGGGTTTTCACCAATCCTATAATGCTCGAGGATAATGAAGTCTATATGAGTACGAGTATCGGGATTAGTCTTTATCCGAACGATGGCGATGACAGAGAAACTTTGTTGAAGCAAGCGGATACGGCGATGTATTATGCAAAGGAGAAGGGCCGAAATAATTACCAATTCTTTACTACAGGACTCAATATTAAGGCTAATGATCGGCTTTCGACAGAGAACAGCCTGCGTAAGGCTTTAGCCCGTGGAGAGTTTGTCCTTCATTATCAGCCTCAGGTCGATTTAGAAAGCGGATTAATTGTGGGTCTTGAGGCTCTAATTCGATGGAACTCGACAGAACGGGGAATCATTTCCCCTCTCTCATTTATTCCCATTGCGGAGGAAACTGGCTTAATTGTGCCGATCGGAGAATGGGTTTTGCGGACTGCCTGCGCTCAAAATATGGCCTGGAGAAGGCAAGGATACCCCTTCTTGCGAATGGCAGTTAATATCTCAGCTCGGCAATTTCGAGAACCGAATTTCATCAAACTTGTTTCGGGAATTTTACAGGAAACTGGCATGGATCCACAATGGTTGGAGCTCGAGATAACGGAAAGCATTGCCATGGAAAATGGTGAAACTTCGGTAGACATGTTGAATCGTTTTAAGGAGTTAGGGATCCGAATTTCCATTGATGATTTCGGAACTGGATTTTCGTCACTTAATTATTTGCGACGCATGCCGATTGATACCCTGAAAATAGATCAATCCTTTGTTCAAGATATCAGCACGGGAGAAAATGGAGAAGAAGTTGTTACGGCTATCATCCAGCTAGCTAAAAACCTTCGCTTGAAAGTCATTGCCGAAGGAGTTGAGACGGCTACCCAATGCTCCTTTTTAAAGGGCAAGCGGTGTGATGAAATGCAGGGTTACCTCTTTAGTCAAGCGGTAACATCTCAAGAGCTGGAAGAGATGTTTGGTCGTTCCTTAAAATAAAATATGGGCGAGTCCGTGAAAGCCGGGTACATATGTTTGATATGTGCCCGGCTTTCACGTGGTGAGAAAGTGCCTTATTTTTTTGTAAAGGATCCATGTCTAAAACTTGAAAGACGGACATACCTTCAATCAAGGGGGCAATGACGTTGTC is a window from the Desulfosporosinus sp. Sb-LF genome containing:
- a CDS encoding prepilin-type N-terminal cleavage/methylation domain-containing protein translates to MNNNKRDNGFTLIEVLAVVIIIGVLATIVIPKLGSSTLNARQKADIATAHQVKAALDRYQVENGNYPKKADVVVNAAGEVVNSNLIPKYINKLDKTTTQQIVNDANKGFGILTLTPNSDKTQFSITEPGADVTKNTIMIYLDAEGLAAEVRVYNDKLDSVLWTSAN
- the efp gene encoding elongation factor P; translation: MISSNDFKTGLTIQLDGDVFSVVEFQHVKPGKGAAFVRTKLKNVKTGGVVERRFNAGEKVPKAHVERREMEYLYKDGEHFVVMDKETYEQISLTGDQIGDGVKWLKENMTLGVLFYDIEVIGVDVPNSVQLAVSATEPGVKGDTATGGTKPATLETGAVVQVPFFVNEGDVLIIDTRTGSYVQRA
- a CDS encoding Xaa-Pro peptidase family protein; this translates as MTRLERMRQQMLEEEIDAYVVIRPENGRYLSGFSGGEATLYITAKEAFLLTDFRYIEQAKLQAPDFEIIKAGQDHFTALAELGQQARRVGFEGDYISYVDFGKLKNAFPQAELQSLPNLVSHLRSVKDKAEIKLIRQAVKIADDAFADVLTSVEIGQTEEEIALNLEFSMRHAGASGASFEFIVASGIRSAMPHGTASSKRVQLGEFLTMDFGAIYQGYCSDITRTVFLGEPEDKHREVYEIVLAAQRAGIEAIGSGRTGKEVDAVARKIIEEAGYGEYFGHGLGHSVGLAIHEGPNLNMREDRVLEPGMVITVEPGIYIPDWGGVRIEDIVLVTENGCEVLTQAPKEFIIFE
- the pilM gene encoding pilus assembly protein PilM, whose product is MRNDSVVFELTDGEIRAFWFSVPPFIHKGHSSNMVKFDRIPISAGLIEQGNVRDENALINILLTYTSHQPCKGQKVYLAIPLQQGFIRAFSLPWLPKRDRKSAVSLLVDEEIPIVRADLLYDFLVILEEKNKSLQVLLGATRKSILEQYVFIFRKAGFKVEGIDFAFFVLGQALGFQPKEDVLYLHGESDCFQIALFEGMVPESVHTIPPFAPLIGGGESLKERLEALENEIHRFLLYYRTQQTDLNLKRLVWSGDSITDQLAQRVLASGHVSIVEQALLKGVPESWQRVLEENKGWSEVVVGYGLRISTQHPELNLWRQPNKEQRHRRTFGGLAFFSAALLLIVTIGYFVLNQMTLPLRQEVPLLSRQGVRIEEQARHREKLEDAWKKVKIHPERIGEGLAQVQALSGQGLKIEQVMYKQGSLSLSARADEYKGVQNLISTMRGIGWEQPALTSYKLTELDNVEFTLSAKRGKAEGG
- the aroQ gene encoding type II 3-dehydroquinate dehydratase is translated as MASIWVFHGPNLNLLGLREPEHYGSRTLAEINQAVLTIADQAGLNAECRQTNHEGDLIDWIQTLTPADFLILNPGAWTHTSYAIRDAIRAVRVPTVEVHLSNIHAREAFRANSVIAPVCIGQISGLGAEGYILAMRYAIDYQGRQEKESP
- a CDS encoding EAL domain-containing protein — encoded protein: MNYTICKGSSQKNYHRITPLRMAILYALTGGGWILFSDKLLGIIVTNHQLLIQLEMAKGWFFITVTAVLLYYLFYIGFNSLQQSEKVLQEDQRHLERYRLLADDSMDIILFIRQDGQIIDANEAAVNRYGYTRQELTHMPLSKLLLTEDQATLPFFLQKAPEGIQFELQHVCKDGSVFPVDVSAKGATSNGNPIIVSIIRDITDRKNAEATVWLEKERAQVTLDSIGDAVITTDVRANVEYLNPIAEALTGWKNAEAVGQPLERVFRIVNEETGESVKSPIECCLREGSVVCLANHTVLINRVGANIAIEDTAAPIRDRSNAVIGAVLVFHDVSYKRALMKELAYQAHHDALTGLPNRLLFTEHLNQALARARRKKGKLAVMYLDLDRFKLINDSMGHNLGDLLLKNVAERVRQTLREGETLARQGGDEFLILLPEIQNEQEVVAVSDRILRVFTNPIMLEDNEVYMSTSIGISLYPNDGDDRETLLKQADTAMYYAKEKGRNNYQFFTTGLNIKANDRLSTENSLRKALARGEFVLHYQPQVDLESGLIVGLEALIRWNSTERGIISPLSFIPIAEETGLIVPIGEWVLRTACAQNMAWRRQGYPFLRMAVNISARQFREPNFIKLVSGILQETGMDPQWLELEITESIAMENGETSVDMLNRFKELGIRISIDDFGTGFSSLNYLRRMPIDTLKIDQSFVQDISTGENGEEVVTAIIQLAKNLRLKVIAEGVETATQCSFLKGKRCDEMQGYLFSQAVTSQELEEMFGRSLK
- a CDS encoding A24 family peptidase, with the translated sequence MYYSLYFISITFGLFGLLIGSFLNVVIYRVPRGESIVTPGSHCPDCGHALRAWELIPVISFLIQKGQCRNCQTHISWRYPMVELLTGGLFFLTAMLGLDTGINTTRLLLNLVFVAVLVALSLIDLDTFRLPDVLTLPLLGLGILGAFLIPGNPTGWESVFSALGAGGLFWIIALVYPQGMGLGDVKLVAAMGAFLGFPSIFLAVFAGSFAGAFLGIILLLAGRKAFRQQIPFGPYLALGAILTLLWGTQLLEWYWAWAR
- a CDS encoding ribonuclease J — its product is MLSGKTSKLSVIPLGGTGEIGKNLIAFEYEDSIIIIDGGVKFPDEELLGIDLVIPDITYLEKNRDRIKGLFITHGHEDHIGGLPFILPKLMIPIYGTKLTIGLVQAKFQERTPYPESLVNIIQPGERIQAGAFEMEAFRVTHSIPDAVGYSLLTPVGRVVYTGDFKVDYTPIDGQNMDLGKLAAWGEEGILALLCDSTNAERSGVTLSEMVVGKTLREWFERAEGKIIMASFASNVHRIQQAIDAAAEIGRKVCVVGRSMENVVRTATELGYLKLPDEEILVDSSEVGNTPPEQLLVLTTGSQGEPLAALTRMATRSHRQINVLVGDMVIIAATPIPGNEKLIGKTINHLYQIGAEVVTKEMGQVHVSGHANQEEIKLVIRLARPRFLIPHHGEIRHQAALRRIGNSLGYSDQDIALTQLGSRVELSSNSMEFGERVEAGSVYIDGLGVGDVGQIVLRDRQQLAQDGVVVVIAALSKTKPYRIMSGPDIISRGFTFMKEAGTLVDGAKKVVGNTLEIQLQKDQIEWSVLKSNIRDSLSKYLWEKTRRRPMILPVLLNT
- a CDS encoding LysM domain-containing protein → MAKEYSIQPGDNFHSLAQRWGGCCDDFIQLNPSVDPLKLQIGQIIVLPEFKATKGQEQYADIHGNKGQEFVGDYLDEVEMEVEGVRFRLRRIGEPKTPHEIHFILPRTEIRKVQPVGEGGPTEVQIMLSNFDVVLSPRLVSGQGDKAEQAKPAAQPSGQGQQTQQIQLPQTSQTQMQQTQQTQQTQQTQSEAAPQYGQAAIPTMEQSQGFTPVQEQPKRRMSFPFK